From the Candidatus Bathyarchaeota archaeon genome, one window contains:
- a CDS encoding 30S ribosomal protein S4e has protein sequence MGKNGKTARLKRKPAPKFWPIHKKEALWTIKPSSGPHSLHGCLPLALVLRDILKVAENRKEAKKAISQGKVLVDGKTRRDDEFPVGLMDVISMPDAGKYYRIMPNHKGLFLESIGKDESNFKLCRIEGKKTTPSGIQLNFHDGTNLTIKVADSKNPREDIYQTFDMLKLSVPSKEIVGCLSLKEGNSAIITGGKNIGVRGKIVEIEKAEAKKRRNALVIVEDEKGARYQTILDFVFSLEGSQPLTAPAPAPEPAQPEPEPEAAPAETAPEETAEEVAPVV, from the coding sequence ATGGGTAAAAATGGAAAAACAGCACGGCTAAAGCGCAAACCCGCACCAAAGTTTTGGCCAATTCACAAGAAAGAGGCACTTTGGACAATTAAACCCTCGTCTGGCCCTCACAGCCTGCACGGTTGTTTGCCTCTTGCGCTTGTTCTCCGTGACATACTAAAAGTAGCAGAAAACCGAAAAGAAGCCAAAAAAGCAATTTCACAAGGCAAAGTGCTTGTTGACGGCAAAACCCGACGCGACGACGAGTTCCCCGTAGGCTTAATGGACGTAATTTCCATGCCTGACGCAGGCAAATACTACCGTATAATGCCCAATCACAAAGGCTTATTCCTTGAATCCATCGGCAAAGACGAAAGCAACTTTAAACTCTGCCGCATAGAAGGCAAAAAAACCACCCCCAGCGGCATACAACTAAACTTCCACGACGGAACCAACCTAACAATCAAAGTTGCTGACTCCAAAAACCCACGCGAAGACATCTACCAAACCTTTGACATGCTCAAACTATCTGTTCCATCCAAAGAAATCGTCGGCTGCCTATCTCTAAAGGAAGGTAACTCAGCCATAATCACTGGCGGAAAAAACATTGGCGTACGCGGCAAAATCGTAGAGATTGAAAAAGCCGAAGCCAAGAAACGCCGAAACGCTCTCGTAATTGTCGAGGATGAAAAGGGCGCGCGTTACCAGACAATTCTTGACTTCGTGTTCTCTTTGGAGGGTTCACAGCCCCTAACCGCGCCAGCACCTGCTCCAGAACCCGCTCAACCAGAGCCTGAACCTGAAGCAGCGCCAGCGGAGACCGCCCCAGAAGAAACCGCAGAGGAGGTTGCGCCAGTTGTCTGA
- a CDS encoding 30S ribosomal protein S8, translated as MDTLTNGLTTIINNEMRNKRECVISPASKLLGRVLRIMQLNGYIGEFEFIDDGRQGKFKVQLMGRINKCGSVKPRFSVKVGEFEDWEKKFLPSRNVGIMVVSTSTGVISHRDAEEKNSGGRLLAFVY; from the coding sequence ATGGATACTTTAACCAATGGTTTGACGACCATAATCAACAACGAGATGCGTAACAAACGCGAATGCGTAATTAGCCCTGCCTCTAAACTTTTAGGTCGAGTGCTGCGTATTATGCAGTTAAACGGCTACATCGGCGAATTCGAATTCATCGATGACGGCCGCCAAGGCAAATTCAAAGTCCAGTTAATGGGCAGAATCAACAAATGCGGTTCTGTGAAACCCCGTTTCTCCGTCAAAGTCGGCGAGTTTGAGGATTGGGAGAAGAAATTCCTGCCTTCCCGAAACGTCGGCATCATGGTGGTTTCCACCTCCACGGGCGTTATTTCTCACAGGGACGCTGAAGAAAAGAATTCCGGAGGCAGGCTACTAGCCTTCGTGTATTAA
- a CDS encoding 30S ribosomal protein S14 — protein sequence MGKQQLKKERKYGKGARPCQRCGSYGPVIRRYDLYLCRHCFREAAPKLGFKKYE from the coding sequence ATGGGAAAACAACAATTAAAGAAAGAGCGTAAATACGGCAAAGGTGCACGGCCTTGTCAACGATGTGGATCTTATGGTCCTGTCATTCGACGCTACGATTTATATTTGTGTAGGCATTGTTTTAGAGAAGCCGCGCCTAAACTTGGCTTTAAAAAATATGAGTAA
- a CDS encoding 50S ribosomal protein L6 — protein sequence MRLPEVSRIIEVPDNVELTLDGGKVTVKGEKGTLFRDFSFAPVSLNADGKTVKIWAEWPRKKEAAMVGTVNSHINNMITGVTKGFTYKLKIVFSHFPITVKLKDRAVLVENFTGERRARKAKILGDVKVTLEPEDIIIKGIALEDVSQTAANIEMVTKVTNKDPRVFLDGIYVYERNEGMD from the coding sequence ATGCGACTGCCAGAAGTCTCTCGAATAATTGAAGTCCCCGATAATGTAGAGTTAACCCTAGATGGGGGTAAAGTCACCGTTAAAGGTGAGAAAGGAACCTTGTTTAGGGATTTTTCGTTTGCTCCTGTTTCCCTTAATGCTGACGGCAAAACCGTAAAGATATGGGCTGAGTGGCCCCGCAAAAAAGAAGCCGCCATGGTGGGCACTGTTAACTCTCACATAAACAACATGATAACTGGCGTCACCAAAGGTTTCACATACAAACTCAAAATCGTGTTCTCCCACTTCCCCATAACCGTGAAACTCAAAGACCGCGCTGTCTTGGTCGAAAACTTTACTGGTGAACGCCGCGCCCGCAAAGCCAAAATCTTAGGCGACGTCAAAGTCACCCTAGAGCCCGAGGACATCATCATCAAAGGCATAGCCCTAGAAGATGTCAGCCAAACAGCTGCAAATATCGAAATGGTTACGAAAGTGACAAACAAGGATCCTCGTGTTTTCCTAGACGGCATATACGTATACGAACGAAACGAGGGAATGGACTAA
- a CDS encoding 50S ribosomal protein L5, translating into MRQLSETEAVFKKWKEQPMLQPRIEKVVVNLNVGKSGEPLDKAFRVLNEITGQKPVKKNAKMSIRDFGIRQGEPIACVVTLRRQAAIDFLKKVLPVVENRISRKSFDERGNFAFGLKEHIEIPGVKYDPNIGIFGMDVCVTVNRPGDRVRDRRRRKAKVGHKHVLTPAESVLFIKETIGAEIV; encoded by the coding sequence TTGCGCCAGTTGTCTGAGACAGAAGCCGTCTTCAAGAAATGGAAAGAGCAACCAATGCTCCAGCCCCGCATCGAAAAAGTAGTCGTCAACCTCAACGTAGGCAAATCAGGAGAGCCTCTTGACAAAGCTTTTCGCGTGCTAAACGAAATCACAGGTCAAAAACCCGTCAAGAAAAACGCCAAAATGTCCATACGCGACTTTGGCATACGTCAAGGCGAACCCATCGCATGCGTTGTCACACTGCGCAGGCAAGCCGCCATAGACTTCCTCAAAAAAGTGTTGCCCGTAGTAGAAAACAGAATCTCGCGCAAAAGCTTTGACGAACGCGGCAACTTTGCCTTTGGCCTAAAAGAGCACATCGAAATACCTGGCGTAAAATATGACCCTAACATTGGTATCTTTGGCATGGACGTCTGTGTTACCGTGAATCGTCCCGGTGACCGTGTGCGCGACCGCCGAAGACGCAAAGCCAAAGTTGGACACAAACATGTTCTTACACCCGCGGAGTCGGTTTTGTTCATAAAAGAAACTATAGGAGCGGAAATCGTCTAA